Within Thermus sediminis, the genomic segment CGGTAAGGAGCTCGTCCGCCAGGCTCTGGCCCGGGGCCACGTGGGCGAACATGCCCTTGGCCCGGCGGGCCACTTCGCGGGCGCTAAGGAGCTCAATGGCACCGTCTTCCCGCACCCGGAGGAGGAGCCGGTCCCCCTCTTTCAGGCCGAGGACCTTGCGGACCTCCGCGGGCAGGACGATCCGACCCTTGGCCCCTAGGTGGGTAAGGTATTGGGCCTGGAACGTAAGGTGTCCTATATCACCAAGATGCCCCTATACGAGGAAGTGTCGTACCCTTTCTTGCTGTATCCTTCGCTCTGCCAGCTCAGAAAAGCCTGCTGGGAACCTTCTGCCGGGGCCCCCATGCTGGCGCAAGCCAGCATGGGGTGGTATCACCGCTATGGCCTTCCTTACCCCTCTTCCAAGGAGAGCGCCGCCTCCCTCTCGCCAAGACCCTCGTTGGTCCCCTTGGCCCGCCGTGATCTCCAGAGAAGGCCTGCATCGGGGCCCTCGGCTGGACCTCCTGGCGGACCGGGAGGCGGTGGTGTGGCGAGGGAACACCCTGTTCCTGGACCCCAAGCGGAGGTGGGAGGTGGTGTAGGGCTAGAGCCGGACCACCCGCATCCGCCCCTCGTAGGCCGTCAGGTGGACGTCCGTGGTCCAAAGCTCCTCCGACCCCGCCTCCAGGGCGGTGGCCAGCACGAGGGCGTCCACCAGGGGCAGGGCCAGGCCGTGGGAGAGGCGGGCCGCCCTCTCCCCGATGGCCCAGTCTGGCCATACCACCCGGCACACGGCAGGGATGGCGTCAAGGAGAAGCCCGGCGTCCTCTTTGGGGCCCCCTTCCCCCAAATGAACCACCCGCCCAATGGCGCCCCTCAGGGAGAGGCGGAGGAGCTCCACCAGGGAGAGGCCCGACACCACCCCCTCCCCTTCCCCCTCCACCAGGGCCCGCCACCGGTCCACGGCCCTCCCTTCCCCTTGGAGAAGGCGCACGAAGAAGCCCGTGTCAAGGGCGGTCAAGCTCACGCCGGCCCTCCTCCAGGGCCTCGAGGGCCCCCGGGTCCACCCGGGCCTTTCCCGCCCGCTCCAGCACCTTCAGGCCCAGGGCCCGCCTGCGCCTCTCCTGGAGGTAGAGGGCCAGGGCCTCGGCGGTGAGGGCGCTCATGGACTTCCCCTCGTTCAGGGCGGCCTGCTTGAGGAGGCGGGCCAGGTCGTCTGGGAGGTGGACGGTTAGGCGCATACAACACGAGCATAACACGGGGAGGCCTCCCCTAGCGTCACCTCCTGGGGAGGGCCTAGGGACTCTGGTGACCACCGGGGTTCGGTCTTCGCGAAGGTTCCCTTCGCGCAAGAAAAGCCGTCCAGAAGGCGGAAAACTGGGAGCCCGGTGCATAGGTTTGCGGGGAAGGCCCCGGGATCCCGGTCGTGTAAGGAATTCTGTGTAAGGGTCCGTGTTTAATAGGGGGGCACACCTTGGAAGGAGGAGGTGCCCCATGGACCGGGATACCTTGCGGAGCTTGCTGAGGGAAGCGGTGCGGGAAACGGTAGCCGAAGTCCTACAAACAGTCCTGGAGTTGGACCGGACGGCGTTCCTCCAGGC encodes:
- a CDS encoding AbrB/MazE/SpoVT family DNA-binding domain-containing protein; this translates as MGHLTFQAQYLTHLGAKGRIVLPAEVRKVLGLKEGDRLLLRVREDGAIELLSAREVARRAKGMFAHVAPGQSLADELLTERREEAGQEGE
- a CDS encoding type II toxin-antitoxin system VapC family toxin → MSLTALDTGFFVRLLQGEGRAVDRWRALVEGEGEGVVSGLSLVELLRLSLRGAIGRVVHLGEGGPKEDAGLLLDAIPAVCRVVWPDWAIGERAARLSHGLALPLVDALVLATALEAGSEELWTTDVHLTAYEGRMRVVRL
- a CDS encoding ribbon-helix-helix protein, CopG family, whose translation is MRLTVHLPDDLARLLKQAALNEGKSMSALTAEALALYLQERRRRALGLKVLERAGKARVDPGALEALEEGRRELDRP